The genomic stretch TAATTTCTGTATCTATTTCTACAAAATCAGTATTAAACTTAAGTATATCATTGTTTGGCTGAACCCTAACAGCTATAGCCACTTACTTAGTTTATTTTGTGCCACGTTATGTATCTAATTTTGTTTTAATCAAAAAAAGCAATAAAGTTAAAATAAAAGCACTTTATATTCTTGATATATTTGTGCCAGTGATATCTATTTATAACGTTCTTCAATATAGAAAAACAAAAGAATTTTTAGTTTAATCAATCATTGACCTTCTACAAAACTAGGAAGGTTTTTTCTTAAATATAAATTCTGATTATTTAATTTTATGAGAAATAAACTAAATTTTTTAAGTTTTCTGCAGGGTGTCACTATTTCCATACCTTTCTTTTTTATTGCTGTTAACCCAACAACACAAAAGAAAGTTAAATTACCTAAAAAAACTTTAAGTCCGTACTAAAAACTAAAAGATTATTTAGTAAATTTAGTTTTTGAAAATTAGAAAGATGACCCAACCATAAATAATGAAATTTTAAAACTTGTAAAATCATTAGTTAAGATAAAGTTGATAGCAAAATTTCAGAAGAAAACGTAAGATTTATTGCCCTTAATCTTATTAAAGAAATAAAAGAAACATTTAAAGATAAAAATGTTTTAGAAGAATCTTGATACCATTGATTTCAAATGATCTTTTAAAAAGGTATTTATTTGGCTATTCCATTGCTTTCTTTAATAAATTTATCTTTTTATGTAGGTGGAGAAATATTTAAACACTTTGCACCACTAACATTTGACTTATCAGGAATTTTTGTTAGTTGTAAGCTGAGTGAGTGCGCTAGAAATGTAACTATTAAGTCTTCAATAGTGATAGTTAAACTAATTTTATCTATTAGCAAGAGTGATGCTACATTAGCTAAAAATATTAAATATAGTTTGTTTTTGGTATCGTTGAAAATATATCTAACAAATCTAGTTTATTAACTCTTTTTAAATCACTTATAAAATCAATAGCTATTGATTTATTTTTTGATTCATTAGATTTAGAAGAAAATGTAAATAATTTTATAAAACTTGTTACAGAAAGATTTAGACCAATACTTGAATCTATAACATTCAAAACTTGAACAAATTACGTATATTACTGGGCATTTATAATGGTTGATAAAATGAAATGAAATAAATTTATTAAAAAAATACAAATATTAACTACAGGTGTTTGTGTATTATGATTTAGTGCATCGTGCTCAAAATTAAATATTGTAGGAAGTAATTCTAACATTAGAGTTTATAATGAAAAATAAATAAAAATTTCATTTTATTTTTGAACCAATTTTACAAATGCCTGGAAGCAAAAAAAAGATATTAATTCATACAAAACCTTTACCTCTTTGTTTTTGACTGTTAATAGTAATGATTACTATTTTTTAACAAGTAGAAGTGATTTAACTTCTAATTCTGATCAAGGAATAAATATAAGTCTTGCAACTTTAGTTTCAAAAGACTATAAGCCTATTTATTTTCTTAGTGACAAAACTAAATGTTCCGAAGTTTCAAAAACAAAAGAAAAAAATGTTATAAAAGAAGACATAAATTATGAAATACTCTTATTATCTAAAAAACTACTTCTAAGACTACATTAAATGTCATGTAAAATTTATTGGATGATAAAATGACTGAATACTTCTTCTCTGTTATTAAAGCAGTAATTTAACTTTTTTTAGATGCAAAGAAGTATTATTTGATAAATTAAAATATAATAACATATAAAATTAGCAATACCTTATAATTCAATCTTATTTTAATTAAAAAAGTTAAAGAAACTTCCGGTGTTTTAGTATAATTAAAATATATAAAATAAGAAAGAATAATTATATTTATGAAATTTTTAAAGAGAAAACCAAATATTTAAGTTTGTTGTTCGGATTAGGAATATCTATGCCGCTTATTTTTGTAGCAGCAAGCCCGGTACAACAAACCCAATTTCAAAATGAAGTTAAGTTACCTTCTTCGTCTTTAAATGATACTCAAAAACTAAAAGATTATTTAGTAAATTTAGTTTTTGAAGATAATATAGATAATTAAAAAGCAGTTAATATAATTGAAGATATATTAAAAAGAATAATTGAAGAAAAAACACGTAGTGAAATATCAAAAAAAGAAACAAGATCTACCGCAATAAACCTAATTGAAAAAACTAAAAAACTTTTAAAAATAAAGATGTTTTAGAAGAGGCTTGATATCATTGATTCCCAATGGCGTTTTGATGAAGTGCTTATTACGCAATATCAGGAGTGGATCTTGCAGTAAAAACACTTGGTGAAGTTTTTAAAAACTTGCCACTCACTTTAGATTTAGTAGATATTATTTTAAATTTTAAAACTGGCAATGTATTAGCAGTTGAAGCCAAATCAATTTTATTACTTGCAAAAGTAATTGCTGCCATATCTACAAGTGACGAAAGTGTTGTAGTTGAATTGACATCAGGAGCTATGTTAGATGTTGTTGGAAAATTAGCAGATACCTCAAATACATCACGTTTATTAAAGGCTTTCTATAGTTCTATAGCCATAAATGGTTTTTTTGAATATTTACACGAAAAAATTCAACCTTTGATAAATTCAATAAGTGGGCATTTGAATTTTGCTAAAGCAAAAGCTTGAGCAAACTACTTATATTACAAATGCTTATATGAAGGAAAGTAATGAGATTTAAAAAATATTTTTTGTCCATTATTGATATCAGCTATTTTTATAACAGTTGCATGCCGTGCTGGTATAAGTGTTCAAGATTTTAAGAAGAATCAAGAATCATATAATAACAATAAAGAAAAATAAGATATCATACTCGAGACAATTGTAAGAATTCCAGAAATTAGTAAAAATGAGGAAGTGTATAAAAATTTTACTTCACTTTATTTAGTAGTGAATAATAATAAATTTTATTTCATCAATGGCCACAAGGATTTAAGTTCTTTATCTCAAAAAATATTAATATAAGTTTAACAAGCACAAACTTAACTCAAAACAGGCCGTTTTATTTTTAAAATAACAATTTAAAATTTGAAATAACCTTACAAACTAATAATTACATAATTTCTTCCTCAAGATAAAACAAAACTTTCTTCAAATTTTAAAAATAGACTAATTAAAGTTGATGCCATTGGAGGTTAACTCCACTACGAAAAACTGGGAAGTTTAAAAACTGGTCTGAGTTATTTAAATAACTCAATTGCTACAACTATTAAAAAAATGACCTTCCTTCATACACACATTACAAAATAATTCAATACTGCTTAAACAAAATTTATTTTAATAATTTTAAATGCACTATGTCAAGAAAAATCTAAAACAGATAGTAATATTTGATATGAAAATTACGGTTTTCTAAACAACTAATTTTTAGTTAGTCATTTGTTTTATAATAGTAAAATAATTAATATTTTAAATTACTACAAAAACAACGATACAACTAAGATAGACAAAAATGCGGTAAATTTCTTTGTTTTTAGCAATAAAGATATTGAATACATTAAAAATGCAATTAATAAGGATGGTAGTTAAATGTTTAAAAAAATGTCATTTAAAAGTTTTATTTTAAGTAAACAAAATTACATCCATGTTTGAATAATTTTATTTCTTATAATTATTAAAGTTATTTCATTTGCCTTTCTTGTGATGCTAAGTGGTAATTTTAACGCAGTTGAAAAAACAGCAAATATAAGGCAAAGTGTTATTGATAACCCAGAAGGTTATATTTCGTTTAATGGTAGTGATGGACAAGAAGTCCAGGGTAATCCTTTAAGTAATTTCAATTGACTTGGACTAATTTTTGTTTTATCTTTATTTACAGGTTTTATAATACGCATGCATTTAATAAGATTATTAAAAAAAGATGAATTATTTGCAACCTCCAATTTAAACCTAAGAACCTACAGAATTTTATTATTTTTTTTGACCAACAACTTTTGTTTTCAAAATTATTTCAAAATCTATTAAAAGAAAAATTTGTTTAACCACTAAAGAGTTAATCAAAAAATGAAAGATTGTAAATACCGCTCGCGATGTTTTAGCGAGTTTAGTTTTAATTGGTATAGCTACCACTCTTTATTTCTTATATAAAGATATATCTGAAGAAGTTTCTAAAGCTTTTAATGACTTTTGTTCTTATGGAATGTTTATAATAATTGGATTTATTTTTGCGCCTTGATTAGGTTTCACATTAATTGCATATCCAACTTCATTTATTTCATTATATTCTGAAGAAATTTATAATGAAATAAGAATTAAAGAATTAAAGCAATGAAGAAATGCTAGTTTTGTGTTTTTTACTATTTTTATTTACATTAAGGGTTGGACAAATATTTTAGCTTTAGAAAAGGAATTAAAAGAAAAAGAAAAAGAAAAAGATGACAATGACGAATTGTATGAGTTATTTAATAAAGAAACAATAATAAAATTTGTTTGACATATAATATCAATATTTATGCTTATTTCTATATTGATTATAAAATTAAGTAATAAAGATTCTAGTTTTGTCGGGCCTTTTACCATTACTATATCATTACTATTCATTACTTTAATTTATATAACTTATTTTGCTCCTCGTTATATTTCAAACTTAATGTTATTAGAAATTAAAAATAGGTTAGTAATAATTCTTTATATCATAGATCTATTTATTCCTTTTATTTCAATAATTAATATTATAAAATATAAAAAAAATAATCATTTTTTTCTTGGTTAATTGAATAATTAAACCCTTCTAAGGTTTGTAACTTTAGAAGGGTTTAATTTAGATTTATTATATTTAAAAATAAATTAATAAACATTAATTTATACTAATTTTATAGCTCTTCAGGTGCTGAAAGATTAGTTTGAAATAATCCTGAAGGATATTTAACTTTTACAAATCCAAAAATAGCAAATACCAAGAATGATATAAATATCAAAACCATAGTTTATAGTCAATATTATTGTTATCTATGATGCAATCACTTACAACTCGAAACACATTAGCCAAAAACTTGAATAAAGATCCTTATTTTATTGCTTCAAATCTTAGTTTGAAGCTATGTCGCATTTCTTTATATTTTAACCATATTTATGCTACTGTTAAACTAAGTATAAATTCTTATTATAATTAACCGGACTTTCACTACCCAAAAAATTAATTAAAAAGTGAAAAATAGTTAATGGATTTAAAGATATAACTAGCATTTTTGTTAGCTTTAGTAACGTTGCAACTTTGATAGTAATAGGTGTTTCTTACCAATATGTACCAATAGAAACTAACACGATTAATGTAATTTATAATGTATTTTTATCAACGATAATTCCCATTTTTAGAATTGGTCGAACTATCCTGATATTAATATTATATCTTTTTGTTTGTCTTGCTTCTCATTCGTTAGAGTTATATAATGAAATAATGGTTAAAGAAAATACAAATTGGAAAAAAACCTGGTCTTTTTTTTAAACTATTTCATATCTTGTGGATTGAAAAATTTTAATAAGTTAGCTAAAGAATTAAAAGATCAAAAACCAGAAATTAAAGATATTAATAATACTAAAAAAGTATTTACATAGAAACAATTTATAAAGTAATTTGCATATATTTGGAATTTTATCACTCATTTTTGCTTTTGGTTTATTTTATAACAGAATATATTCATTTAAATATCTTAATTTTTATTCTCTTTACAGATTTTTTTGTAATTTATTTTTATGTTTTTATACTAAAATATCTATCAACTTTTGCTTTATTAAATCTCAAAGAAATTAAAATAAAAATTATTTATCTTGATTTAAGTATCCCAATTATTTCAATTTATAATATTTTAAACTACCGTAAAAACAAAAAATTTAGGGAATAAAAGAATAAACTAGTTAAAATAACATTCACTAATTTGCGAATGTTGTTTTATAATCTAAAAATCAGTTTTTTATTTATTCATTAATTCAGATTCTTTTTCTTTTGTCAATAAAGTAATTTTTTCAATATATTCATCAACTAGTTTTTGAATTTTATCTAAATATAATTTTTGTTCATCTTCAGAAAGTTCTTCATCAGCTTTAATGTTTTTATTAACGTTTTGCCTTGCATTTCGAACACCTACTTTTGCTGCTTCAGATATTTTACCTAAATTCTTAATTAGTTCTTTTCTACGTTCTGTTGTTAAAGTTGGAAAAGTTAATCTGACTTGGTTACCTTCGTCAATAGGCATAACCCCTAAATTAGCTTTTTCTAAAGCTTTATAAATATCTTTTGTAGATGTTTGATCATAAGGTTTAATTAATAACTGTTGTGGCTCAGGAATACTAATATGTGATAATTCTTCTAAAGCAGTTAAAGATTCATAATAATTAATTTTAATTCCTTTAATAATCTGTGGATTAGCTCTTCCTGTTGAAATTTTTGACATTTCGAATTTAAAATGATTAATTGGTTTTTCAGCATTTTCTTCAAAATCTAAAGTATATAAATCTAATTCCATTACTTCGTTACCTCTGTATGTTTAATTGAAGAGTCTAAGACTCTTAAAATTGAATTTTCTTCTAATAAATTGAAAATAATTAAATCTATGTTATTGTCTCTTGCCATACTTGTTGCAGTTAAATCCATCACTTGTAGTTTATTTTCTAAAATTTGATCATATGTAATTTTGTCAAATCTTTTAGCATTTGTATTAGTTTTTGGGTCTGAGTCATAAACTCCATCTGTGCCATTTTTACCCATTAAAATTACTTCTGCTCCTATTTCAGCTGCGTAAAGGGTTGAAGCTGTATCAGTTGTAAAAAAAGGACGTCCTGTACCCCCGACAAAAATAACAACTTCACCGTCTTGTAAATATTTAATGGTTTTTTCATTAACGTAGTTTTCTGCAATCTTAGGATCTAAGGTTAATGAACTTTGAACCCTTGATTTAAGTCCTACAAGTTCAAAACCACTTCTTAAAGCTAAACCATTCATAATGGTTGCAAGCATCCCAATATAATCAGCACGATTTCTTGGAATACCATTTTTTTCAGCGGATGCTCCTCTTCAAAAGTTTCCGCCACCAATTACAATCGAAACTTGAACTCCACGGCTTACTATTTCTTTTAATTGCAGTGCTATTTTTGTTACTAATTCGTTATCAATTGCTAAATGTTTTTCTTTATTAGCAAAGCCTTCACCAGAAAGTTTGATTAAAATTCTTTTGTATTTTCTCATAATGTTCCCTAATAGGATTAAATTTTATATTTAATCTATAATATTTTATAGAAAAATTAAAAAATTAAATTATTTTTGCCCAAACTTTCTTTCTTGGTGTTTTAATAATCTTTTAATATTTTCTCTATGGGCGAAATTTA from Mycoplasmopsis bovirhinis encodes the following:
- the frr gene encoding ribosome recycling factor; this translates as MELDLYTLDFEENAEKPINHFKFEMSKISTGRANPQIIKGIKINYYESLTALEELSHISIPEPQQLLIKPYDQTSTKDIYKALEKANLGVMPIDEGNQVRLTFPTLTTERRKELIKNLGKISEAAKVGVRNARQNVNKNIKADEELSEDEQKLYLDKIQKLVDEYIEKITLLTKEKESELMNK
- the pyrH gene encoding UMP kinase — its product is MRKYKRILIKLSGEGFANKEKHLAIDNELVTKIALQLKEIVSRGVQVSIVIGGGNFWRGASAEKNGIPRNRADYIGMLATIMNGLALRSGFELVGLKSRVQSSLTLDPKIAENYVNEKTIKYLQDGEVVIFVGGTGRPFFTTDTASTLYAAEIGAEVILMGKNGTDGVYDSDPKTNTNAKRFDKITYDQILENKLQVMDLTATSMARDNNIDLIIFNLLEENSILRVLDSSIKHTEVTK